Proteins from a genomic interval of Stenotrophomonas sp. WZN-1:
- a CDS encoding aminodeoxychorismate synthase component I, with amino-acid sequence MNHAPLIHPLPHPIDLLALQQHDPSRFPLLMESTASGTAQGRWSLLLAAQGDSLRLDADGQVRDQHDVVRAGSFLQVLDRAWQHERLPHDGGHSLPFRGGWALMLDYEVASQIEPVLPARAREDGRPTALALRCPAAVLHDHHNEASFVIAEAGEQALLDALVALASTTLPEAGQGWQPPQSVGEDAPQRFTDGVRRVIEYLRAGDVFQVNLSRRWSAQFAAPVSPQALYAQLRRANPAPFAGLFSAHGRHVVSSSPERLVSVHAGHAQTRPIAGTRPRFEGDDDAARIQELVGHPKERAEHVMLIDLERNDLGRICLPGTVVVDELMTVESYAHVHHIVSNVSGHLRPEITPGEVIAATFPGGTITGCPKVRCMQIISELEQVPRGAYTGAFGWLNRDGDLDLNILIRTAEVDGHEVSFRTGAGIVVDSDPDKELDETRAKARGLLRALDQQG; translated from the coding sequence ATGAACCACGCACCGCTGATCCACCCGCTGCCGCACCCGATCGATCTGCTGGCCCTGCAGCAGCACGACCCGTCGCGCTTCCCGCTGCTGATGGAATCCACCGCCTCGGGCACCGCCCAGGGCCGCTGGAGCCTGCTGCTGGCCGCGCAGGGCGATAGCCTGCGGCTGGATGCCGATGGCCAGGTGCGCGACCAGCACGACGTGGTACGCGCCGGCAGCTTCCTGCAGGTGCTGGACCGCGCCTGGCAGCATGAACGCCTCCCGCATGACGGCGGCCACAGCCTGCCGTTCCGCGGCGGCTGGGCGTTGATGCTGGATTACGAAGTGGCCAGCCAGATCGAACCGGTGCTGCCGGCGCGTGCGCGCGAGGACGGCCGCCCGACCGCGCTGGCACTGCGCTGCCCGGCCGCCGTGCTGCACGATCATCACAACGAGGCCAGCTTCGTCATCGCTGAAGCGGGCGAGCAGGCGCTGCTGGATGCGCTGGTGGCACTGGCCTCGACCACGCTGCCCGAAGCCGGGCAGGGCTGGCAGCCGCCGCAGTCGGTGGGCGAGGATGCGCCGCAGCGCTTCACCGACGGCGTGCGCCGGGTGATCGAGTACCTGCGTGCTGGCGACGTGTTCCAGGTGAACCTGTCGCGGCGCTGGAGCGCGCAGTTCGCCGCGCCGGTCAGTCCGCAGGCGCTGTACGCGCAGCTGCGCCGTGCCAACCCGGCACCGTTCGCCGGCCTGTTCAGCGCGCACGGCCGCCATGTGGTCAGTTCCTCGCCGGAGCGGCTGGTGTCGGTGCATGCCGGCCACGCGCAGACCCGTCCGATTGCCGGCACGCGTCCGCGCTTCGAGGGGGACGATGATGCCGCGCGCATCCAGGAGCTGGTCGGCCACCCGAAGGAGCGTGCCGAGCACGTGATGCTGATCGACCTGGAACGCAACGACCTGGGCCGCATCTGCCTGCCCGGCACCGTGGTGGTCGATGAACTGATGACGGTGGAGAGCTACGCCCATGTTCACCACATCGTCAGCAACGTCAGCGGCCATCTGCGCCCGGAAATCACCCCCGGCGAGGTGATCGCCGCCACGTTCCCGGGTGGCACCATCACCGGCTGCCCCAAGGTGCGCTGCATGCAGATCATCAGCGAGCTGGAGCAGGTGCCGCGCGGTGCCTACACCGGCGCGTTCGGTTGGTTGAACCGCGATGGCGACCTGGACCTGAACATCCTGATCCGCACCGCCGAAGTGGATGGCCACGAGGTGAGCTTCCGCACCGGCGCCGGCATCGTGGTGGACTCGGACCCGGACAAGGAACTGGACGAGACCCGCGCCAAGGCCCGCGGCCTGCTGCGCGCGCTGGACCAGCAGGGCTGA
- the mltG gene encoding endolytic transglycosylase MltG: MAGAKRGCLFVVTLVVVLAAVVAGAGAWFFYQQTRFADAPITPTAESMVIASGDGMNSVLRKLRDAGVDEGQDAQWQLLARQLDAAGKLKVGEYALSGDLTPRELLLRMRAGKVLQHRVTIIEGWNIRQLRAALKRAEPLLHTTDNLDDAALMQRLGFGGQHPEGRFLPETYVYQRGDSDLDVLKRAHAAMEKALDEAWESRAPDLPINTPYELLTMASIIEKETALASERPQIAGVFMRRLKIGMRLQTDPTVIYGIGAAYDGNIRRRDLTTDTPYNTYTRAGLTPTPIAMPSRDALMAAAQPAPGDALYFVAVGDGSGAHVFSPSLDQHNAAVARYLQQLRQQRTKETPAQ, translated from the coding sequence ATGGCGGGAGCCAAGCGCGGGTGTCTGTTCGTGGTAACGCTGGTGGTGGTGCTGGCCGCCGTCGTGGCCGGCGCGGGCGCGTGGTTCTTCTACCAGCAGACCCGGTTCGCCGACGCCCCGATCACCCCGACCGCCGAGAGCATGGTCATCGCCAGTGGCGATGGCATGAACAGTGTGCTGCGCAAGCTGCGCGATGCCGGTGTGGATGAAGGCCAGGACGCGCAGTGGCAGCTGCTGGCGCGCCAGCTCGATGCCGCCGGCAAGCTGAAGGTGGGCGAGTACGCGCTCAGCGGCGACCTGACCCCGCGCGAGCTGCTGCTGCGCATGCGCGCCGGCAAGGTGCTGCAGCACCGCGTCACGATCATCGAGGGCTGGAACATCCGCCAGCTGCGTGCTGCGCTCAAGCGCGCCGAGCCGCTGCTGCACACCACCGACAATCTTGATGACGCCGCGTTGATGCAGCGTCTCGGTTTCGGTGGCCAGCATCCGGAAGGCCGCTTCCTGCCGGAGACCTACGTCTACCAGCGCGGCGACAGCGACCTCGATGTGCTCAAGCGTGCCCACGCCGCAATGGAAAAGGCGCTGGATGAAGCGTGGGAAAGCCGCGCGCCGGACCTGCCGATCAACACGCCGTACGAACTGCTGACGATGGCCTCGATCATCGAGAAGGAAACCGCGCTGGCCAGCGAGCGCCCGCAGATTGCCGGCGTGTTCATGCGCCGCCTGAAGATCGGCATGCGCCTGCAGACCGACCCGACCGTGATCTACGGCATTGGTGCCGCGTATGACGGCAACATCCGCCGCCGCGACCTGACCACCGATACGCCCTACAACACCTATACCCGTGCCGGCCTGACCCCGACCCCGATCGCCATGCCCAGCCGCGATGCGCTGATGGCGGCTGCACAGCCGGCACCGGGCGACGCGCTGTACTTCGTCGCCGTCGGCGATGGCAGCGGCGCGCACGTGTTCTCGCCCAGCCTGGACCAGCACAACGCCGCAGTGGCCCGCTACCTGCAGCAGCTGCGCCAGCAACGTACCAAGGAGACCCCAGCGCAATGA
- the tmk gene encoding dTMP kinase, which produces MSPALLRHPRFVSLEGGEGAGKTTAINAIRDCLRSHGHEVVLTREPGGTPLAERIRGLVLKPDAEIAAEPLSAEAELLLVFAARAQHVRQVIQPALQRGAYVLSDRFTDSSYAYQGGGRGLDPQWIADLERRAVGLLPGLTLLLDVDVAVGRARANGRDLWPDRIESEQDDFFQRVRAVFRSRAQQDPQRFALIDAGQVQERVAADVVACVERWLKDGEGA; this is translated from the coding sequence ATGAGTCCCGCGCTGCTTCGCCACCCGCGTTTCGTCAGCCTGGAAGGCGGCGAGGGCGCAGGCAAGACCACCGCCATCAATGCCATCCGTGACTGCCTGCGCAGCCACGGCCACGAGGTGGTGCTGACCCGGGAGCCGGGCGGTACGCCGCTGGCCGAGCGCATCCGCGGCCTGGTGCTGAAGCCCGATGCCGAGATTGCTGCCGAACCGCTCAGCGCCGAAGCCGAGCTGCTGCTGGTGTTCGCCGCACGCGCGCAGCATGTGCGCCAGGTGATCCAGCCGGCACTGCAGCGCGGTGCCTATGTGCTGAGCGATCGCTTCACCGATTCCAGCTACGCCTACCAGGGCGGTGGCCGCGGCCTCGATCCGCAGTGGATTGCCGACCTGGAGCGCCGCGCGGTCGGCCTGCTACCGGGCCTGACCCTGCTGCTGGATGTGGACGTGGCCGTCGGCCGCGCGCGCGCCAACGGTCGCGACCTGTGGCCGGACCGCATCGAGAGCGAACAGGATGATTTCTTCCAGCGTGTGCGCGCCGTGTTCCGCAGCCGCGCACAGCAGGACCCGCAGCGCTTCGCGCTGATCGACGCCGGCCAGGTACAGGAACGCGTGGCGGCCGATGTGGTCGCGTGCGTCGAGCGTTGGCTGAAGGACGGGGAGGGCGCATGA
- a CDS encoding DNA polymerase III subunit delta' has protein sequence MSTFSPWQQRAFDQTVAALDADRLGHGLLICGPAGLGKHEVALALADHVLARGDAAHATRTRQLIAAGTHPDLQLVSFISNKSGDKLRTEIVIEQVREITNKLALTPQYGVAQVVIVDPADAINRSAANALLKTLEEPQPGRYLWLISSDPARLPQTIRSRCQRLEFKLPPQHEALAWLQQQGHSEASAREALDAARGHPGQADNWLREDGLSLRRDVGRELEQLAAGKTGAVELAQKWCADDNAALRLRFAADLALAQASTDALTTPERLHKLAAWFDAANRTRDLLRTTVRADLAVVELLLAWNKVNERPAARGNR, from the coding sequence ATGAGCACGTTTTCGCCGTGGCAGCAGCGCGCGTTCGACCAGACGGTTGCCGCGCTGGATGCAGACCGGCTCGGCCATGGCTTGTTGATCTGCGGTCCGGCCGGGCTGGGCAAGCACGAGGTGGCGCTGGCCCTGGCCGACCACGTGCTGGCGCGCGGCGATGCCGCCCATGCCACGCGCACGCGCCAGCTGATCGCCGCCGGCACTCATCCGGACCTGCAGCTGGTCAGCTTCATTTCGAACAAGAGCGGCGACAAGCTGCGCACCGAGATCGTCATCGAGCAGGTGCGCGAGATCACCAACAAGCTGGCGCTGACCCCGCAGTACGGCGTGGCGCAGGTGGTGATCGTCGACCCGGCCGATGCGATCAACCGCTCGGCGGCCAACGCGCTGCTGAAGACGCTGGAAGAGCCGCAGCCCGGCCGCTACCTGTGGTTGATCAGCAGCGACCCGGCACGCCTGCCGCAGACCATCCGCAGCCGTTGCCAGCGCCTGGAGTTCAAGCTGCCGCCGCAGCACGAAGCACTGGCCTGGCTGCAGCAGCAGGGCCACAGCGAAGCATCGGCGCGCGAAGCGCTGGACGCGGCGCGCGGCCATCCCGGCCAAGCCGACAACTGGCTGCGCGAAGATGGCCTGAGCCTGCGCCGCGACGTGGGCCGCGAGCTGGAACAGCTGGCTGCCGGCAAGACCGGCGCGGTGGAGCTGGCGCAGAAGTGGTGCGCCGATGACAACGCGGCGCTGCGCCTGCGCTTCGCTGCCGACCTGGCGCTGGCCCAGGCCAGCACCGATGCCTTGACCACGCCGGAGCGATTGCACAAGCTTGCAGCCTGGTTCGATGCGGCCAACCGCACCCGCGACCTGCTGCGCACCACGGTGCGTGCAGACCTTGCGGTGGTCGAGTTGCTGCTGGCCTGGAACAAGGTGAACGAGCGGCCTGCCGCAAGGGGAAATCGATGA
- a CDS encoding PilZ domain-containing protein, with translation MSASNARQGILSLAVKDKAALYSAYMPFVKNGGIFVPTPKRYFLGDEVFLLLTLPDSSERLPVAGKVIWVTPAGAQGNRTAGIGVQLADGAEGEGVRHKIETLLAGLTGSDKPTHTM, from the coding sequence ATGAGTGCCAGCAACGCCCGCCAGGGCATCCTGTCCCTGGCTGTGAAGGACAAAGCCGCGCTGTACAGCGCGTACATGCCGTTCGTGAAGAATGGCGGCATCTTCGTGCCCACACCCAAGCGCTACTTCCTGGGTGACGAAGTGTTCCTGCTGCTGACCCTGCCCGATTCCAGCGAGCGTCTGCCGGTGGCCGGCAAGGTGATCTGGGTGACCCCGGCCGGCGCGCAGGGCAACCGCACCGCCGGCATCGGCGTGCAGCTGGCCGACGGTGCCGAAGGCGAGGGCGTGCGCCACAAGATCGAAACCCTGCTGGCCGGCCTGACCGGCTCGGACAAGCCGACCCATACGATGTGA
- the mauJ gene encoding methylamine utilization protein MauJ, producing MRTPYVPHVFGEEVERKLRSRMGWLSAAVASSIPWPKKDVWIRYAEDDFILRGTENGQQPTAPAVTVPGTSQQIEEGLAKVYRLTSVLGWFLNGYVDVVETIQGSHPMGFGTQMRQAYSEVGQFGDRGFDCNHMPIIESENVRIALAFWREGQRLTRVHDSYAFLSYFKVIESQYQQGADRADWFARHVDLMTGEAGARVAQLRADGVDVGRHLYDSGRNAVAHASFGGAIVDPDIPADRRRIAADLVLMRELARHYIASELKVPTAWELYRTRNRIEPWEPLIDEGALAALKAGGTPEGEFGLDGLAVALNLWPDSPMPGLSRLIMKVDAVHEGAARVLLFNDRMTMVFAFVIDFLKGQIHTQLDNSGLLQNDEHRPIEEDVREFYTVFHRVIGNAVVELRIEGREPVDCEVVIPVNILPRNPEEAVAEAVEAFRRANAQEPE from the coding sequence GTGCGGACCCCGTATGTGCCCCATGTTTTTGGCGAAGAGGTAGAGCGCAAGCTTCGCAGCCGAATGGGATGGCTGTCCGCTGCGGTGGCGAGTTCCATACCGTGGCCGAAGAAGGACGTGTGGATCCGGTACGCCGAAGACGATTTCATCCTGCGCGGCACCGAGAACGGACAGCAACCCACCGCGCCAGCCGTCACTGTGCCTGGGACCTCACAGCAGATTGAAGAGGGACTGGCCAAGGTCTATCGCCTGACCTCCGTTCTGGGGTGGTTCTTGAACGGATACGTGGATGTGGTCGAAACCATCCAGGGCAGCCACCCCATGGGGTTTGGCACGCAAATGCGGCAGGCCTATTCCGAAGTGGGCCAATTCGGAGATAGAGGTTTTGATTGCAATCATATGCCGATCATCGAGTCGGAGAACGTGCGCATTGCTTTGGCGTTCTGGCGGGAAGGGCAACGCCTGACACGGGTCCACGACAGTTACGCATTCCTGAGCTACTTCAAGGTGATTGAATCGCAATACCAACAGGGCGCCGACCGCGCCGATTGGTTTGCTCGCCACGTGGATCTCATGACGGGCGAGGCTGGAGCCCGAGTGGCCCAACTGCGTGCAGATGGAGTGGATGTGGGGCGGCACCTGTATGACAGCGGTCGGAACGCCGTGGCGCATGCATCCTTCGGTGGCGCCATCGTCGATCCGGACATTCCGGCCGATCGCCGGCGGATTGCGGCCGACCTGGTCCTAATGCGAGAACTTGCCAGGCACTACATCGCCAGCGAGTTGAAGGTGCCGACAGCGTGGGAGCTTTATCGAACCCGCAATCGCATTGAGCCCTGGGAGCCGCTGATTGACGAAGGGGCGCTCGCTGCGTTGAAGGCAGGCGGAACCCCCGAAGGGGAGTTTGGTTTGGATGGGTTGGCTGTGGCGCTCAACTTATGGCCGGATAGCCCCATGCCAGGTCTTAGCCGGCTCATCATGAAGGTGGACGCGGTGCATGAAGGGGCCGCCAGAGTGCTCTTGTTCAACGACCGCATGACGATGGTGTTTGCGTTCGTGATTGACTTCCTGAAAGGGCAAATCCACACGCAGCTGGACAATAGCGGATTGCTGCAGAACGACGAGCACAGGCCAATCGAGGAAGACGTTCGCGAGTTCTACACGGTGTTCCACCGCGTGATCGGAAATGCTGTGGTGGAACTTCGCATTGAAGGACGTGAGCCCGTGGACTGCGAGGTGGTCATCCCTGTGAACATCCTCCCCAGAAATCCTGAGGAAGCGGTGGCGGAAGCCGTCGAGGCGTTCCGTCGGGCGAACGCACAAGAGCCGGAATGA
- a CDS encoding DUF262 domain-containing protein, producing MDANTRQLKAIFDPSVNFQVPLFQRPYVWAEDENWKPLWEDILALLDRHLRTGAARAHFLGAIVLEQLPNPAGSVEARQVIDGQQRFTTLQLFLMAGRNLAAEHGAERYVGRFTGLVENDDDLVEDPSEKFKLWPTNSDRAAFKTIHASLNLQDLDKAMKGKPELARSNLVGAYRYFHARLSDWLNGKLDDVDDTPELVSKTVADRLETLWQVVNRGLQLVVINLDKEDEAQVIFETLNARGTELLPADLIKNYLFRKALNQKADVEALNDQHWTRFEGGFWREEVKQGRITRHRIDLFINHYLALMTRDEVKTSHLFNAFKAFVEYAEPMPGSLIPVPADADGHIRQLSRYADVFEAFHRPDDHLALARFLRNLEAVDTTTVYPFLLHAYAELMPDDQTEFDKVLAVLESFLMRRLITNYTSKNYNRLFVGLIKAVEKGGSLTAKAVAEHLGKGAGESTKFPIDSELLTAVFEWPLYGRIAQYKVRAVLEALDAAAQSTKSPVLAIPTNMTIEHVLPQTWQTHWPLPAEAKADPVVEQKAIARREVMLNTLGNLTLITGAFNSSLQNAAWSAKRPELLKYSKINLTQYFHGPEADDWHEDAIRKRTEHLFGLLLKVWPDASKVAA from the coding sequence TTGGACGCGAACACCCGTCAGCTCAAGGCCATCTTCGATCCCAGCGTGAACTTCCAGGTGCCGCTTTTTCAGCGGCCCTACGTGTGGGCGGAGGACGAGAACTGGAAGCCGTTGTGGGAAGACATTCTGGCGCTGCTCGATAGGCATCTGCGCACCGGGGCTGCCCGCGCCCACTTTCTGGGCGCAATCGTGTTGGAGCAACTGCCCAACCCGGCCGGGTCCGTGGAAGCGCGCCAGGTCATCGACGGGCAGCAGCGTTTCACCACGCTGCAACTGTTCTTGATGGCGGGGCGCAACTTGGCAGCTGAGCACGGCGCCGAGCGTTACGTGGGGCGCTTCACGGGCTTGGTGGAGAACGACGACGACCTGGTGGAAGACCCCAGCGAGAAGTTCAAGCTGTGGCCGACCAACAGCGACCGGGCGGCGTTCAAGACCATCCACGCGAGTTTGAACCTGCAAGACCTGGACAAGGCAATGAAGGGCAAGCCCGAGCTCGCCCGCAGCAACCTCGTCGGCGCTTACCGCTATTTTCACGCCCGGTTGTCCGACTGGTTGAACGGGAAGCTGGACGACGTCGACGACACGCCCGAGCTGGTCAGCAAGACGGTCGCCGATCGCCTGGAAACGCTGTGGCAGGTGGTGAACCGCGGCCTGCAGCTGGTGGTGATCAATCTCGACAAGGAAGACGAGGCCCAGGTCATCTTCGAAACCTTGAATGCCCGCGGCACCGAGCTGTTGCCGGCCGACCTCATCAAGAACTACCTGTTCCGCAAGGCGCTGAACCAAAAGGCGGACGTGGAAGCGCTCAACGATCAGCATTGGACGCGCTTTGAAGGTGGGTTCTGGCGGGAAGAGGTTAAGCAAGGCCGCATCACTCGCCACCGCATCGATCTCTTCATCAACCACTACCTAGCCCTGATGACCCGGGATGAGGTGAAGACCTCACACCTGTTCAACGCCTTCAAGGCCTTTGTGGAGTACGCCGAGCCGATGCCGGGGTCGCTCATCCCGGTGCCGGCGGACGCGGATGGTCACATTCGCCAGCTCTCCCGCTACGCCGATGTGTTCGAAGCCTTCCACCGTCCCGACGACCACTTGGCCTTGGCCCGGTTCCTGCGCAACCTGGAAGCGGTAGACACCACTACCGTTTACCCCTTCTTGCTGCACGCCTATGCGGAGCTCATGCCCGACGACCAGACCGAGTTCGACAAGGTGCTGGCGGTGCTTGAATCCTTCCTCATGCGTCGGCTCATCACCAATTACACGAGCAAGAACTACAACCGCCTGTTCGTGGGTCTCATCAAGGCGGTGGAGAAGGGAGGCAGCCTGACGGCCAAGGCCGTGGCCGAACACTTGGGCAAAGGCGCGGGAGAGAGCACCAAGTTCCCCATCGACTCGGAGCTTTTGACCGCAGTGTTCGAGTGGCCGCTCTACGGCCGCATCGCCCAGTACAAGGTCCGCGCGGTCCTGGAAGCGCTTGACGCCGCGGCGCAGTCCACCAAGAGCCCCGTGCTGGCCATCCCAACCAACATGACCATCGAACACGTGTTGCCGCAGACGTGGCAAACGCACTGGCCATTGCCGGCCGAGGCGAAGGCGGACCCGGTGGTCGAGCAAAAGGCCATCGCCCGGCGCGAGGTGATGCTCAACACCTTGGGCAACCTCACGCTCATCACGGGGGCGTTCAATTCGTCACTGCAGAACGCGGCATGGTCGGCCAAGCGGCCCGAGCTGTTGAAGTATTCGAAGATCAACCTGACGCAGTATTTCCACGGCCCCGAAGCGGACGACTGGCACGAGGACGCCATTCGCAAGCGCACCGAGCACTTGTTTGGGTTGTTGCTCAAGGTGTGGCCGGACGCCAGCAAAGTCGCCGCATAG